The Methylomusa anaerophila genome has a segment encoding these proteins:
- a CDS encoding putative sulfate exporter family transporter yields MNNVLGHKFHVTNKLAALVAVGTGICGAAAIGGVAPLIRAKEEDVSVTIIAILGTIFTVAYTALLPLLGLFVPV; encoded by the coding sequence GTGAATAACGTATTGGGTCACAAGTTTCATGTCACAAATAAGCTGGCCGCCTTGGTAGCCGTCGGGACCGGCATATGCGGCGCAGCCGCCATTGGCGGAGTAGCACCGCTCATTCGCGCCAAAGAGGAAGATGTCTCGGTGACGATTATCGCCATACTGGGGACGATATTTACGGTAGCTTATACGGCGCTATTGCCCTTACTAGGTTTGTTTGTCCCCGTATGA